A single genomic interval of Rhodoligotrophos appendicifer harbors:
- the crtI gene encoding phytoene desaturase family protein yields the protein MNYRDKRRVVIVGAGPGGLATAMLLASKGAKVTVLERLGQVGGRTGRWQQDGFSFDIGPTFFLYPRVLEDVFRECGRDLWSEIKFERIDPMYRIAFENGGFLDAKSDPAAMKAEIARIAPKDAENLERYTSDNRKKLAAFRPVLESSFHSLKDYLRGDVLKSLFMLRPQMSLDKDLRGYFSDRHVRQAFSFQAKYLGMSPYNCPSLFTILAFLEHEYGVWHPVGGHAVVMERMAAIAREMGVDIRLNEPAKKIAFEKRRAVGVETDKGRYSADALVINADFAHAMTTLVPDKMRRRWTDKKLSEKKFSCSTFMMYLGVKGLYKDVPHHTILLSEDLEANIQEIHHGKTVPKAPSIYLQNAGVTDSTLAPEGMSTLYVLVPVAHTSEGIAWPQVTAMFREQVIDRLELIGLKGLRERIVSEKILTPEGWRDDLAIYKGATFNLSHTLGQMLYFRPHNRFEDVDGIYLTGGGTHPGSGLPVIFESARISSGLVAEDLGLERSLGAAPQTMAPSAELELEKAS from the coding sequence TTGAATTACCGAGATAAGCGTCGCGTCGTAATCGTTGGCGCCGGCCCTGGAGGCTTGGCAACGGCAATGCTGCTGGCGTCAAAGGGCGCTAAAGTCACCGTTCTTGAACGGCTTGGGCAAGTCGGGGGTAGAACAGGGCGCTGGCAACAGGATGGCTTCAGTTTTGATATTGGGCCAACTTTCTTCCTCTATCCGCGGGTTCTAGAGGACGTGTTCAGAGAATGCGGGCGCGATCTTTGGTCGGAGATCAAGTTCGAGCGAATCGATCCCATGTACCGTATCGCCTTCGAAAACGGTGGCTTTCTCGACGCGAAGTCGGATCCAGCTGCGATGAAAGCAGAAATCGCCCGTATCGCTCCTAAAGATGCTGAAAACCTGGAACGCTACACCTCTGATAATCGAAAGAAGCTCGCAGCTTTCAGACCTGTTCTGGAAAGCTCGTTTCATTCTCTTAAGGACTATCTGCGGGGAGACGTCCTAAAGTCTCTGTTCATGTTGCGGCCGCAAATGTCCTTGGACAAGGACCTCCGGGGTTATTTTTCGGATCGTCACGTACGACAAGCCTTTTCATTCCAGGCGAAGTATCTTGGAATGTCTCCCTATAATTGCCCAAGCCTCTTCACCATCCTCGCGTTCCTCGAGCACGAGTACGGAGTGTGGCACCCTGTGGGGGGGCATGCTGTCGTTATGGAACGAATGGCGGCCATTGCACGCGAGATGGGCGTCGATATTCGGCTCAATGAGCCTGCTAAAAAGATCGCGTTTGAAAAGCGCCGAGCGGTCGGGGTGGAAACCGATAAAGGACGCTACAGCGCTGACGCGCTGGTCATTAATGCAGACTTCGCTCACGCCATGACAACTCTAGTGCCCGACAAGATGCGACGCCGATGGACTGATAAAAAGTTATCTGAAAAGAAGTTCTCTTGCTCAACGTTCATGATGTATTTAGGCGTGAAGGGCCTGTATAAGGATGTTCCGCACCACACTATTTTACTGTCGGAAGATCTGGAAGCCAATATACAGGAAATCCATCACGGAAAAACTGTGCCGAAGGCGCCTTCAATTTATCTGCAAAACGCAGGTGTAACGGACAGTACGCTAGCGCCGGAAGGAATGAGCACCCTTTATGTCCTGGTGCCGGTGGCGCATACGAGCGAGGGGATTGCTTGGCCCCAGGTCACTGCCATGTTCAGAGAGCAGGTAATCGACCGTCTTGAGTTAATCGGTCTGAAGGGCCTCAGGGAGCGGATCGTCAGTGAGAAGATTTTGACACCCGAAGGTTGGCGAGACGACTTGGCGATCTACAAAGGTGCGACTTTCAATCTGAGCCACACGCTCGGGCAAATGTTGTACTTCAGACCTCACAACCGATTCGAAGACGTAGATGGCATCTATCTGACCGGAGGGGGAACACATCCGGGAAGTGGCCTCCCTGTGATTTTTGAATCGGCCCGAATATCGAGTGGATTGGTAGCCGAAGATCTTGGGCTCGAAAGATCCCTCGGAGCTGCACCGCAAACAATGGCCCCATCGGCGGAACTGGAATTGGAGAAGGCTTCATGA
- a CDS encoding aldehyde dehydrogenase family protein: MSKSFSVGENIANLRSSQPSWAASPLARRIGVIGQLRELIAAKAPQFAAEAAPLLGKSQAEFVASEIIPLADACRFVEKKAEELLRPRPLGREGRPFWLMGSSATVHREPFGLILIIGPSNYPLLLPGVQAIQALAAGNAVLVKPGQGGTLAMQWLGVLLDEAGLPPSLFEITSETVEDAKAALRDHVDKVVLTGSNETGRSILSRLSERVIPAVVELSGSDPVIVLQDADIEMTANALAYGLRLNGSATCIAPRRVIAVGETYAALRDVLLLRRTQITGRPASTAAVVKLTGLLRDARSGGAEIHGDFPVMGQPMIPLIIENVDLASPLARADIFAPVLMLFQAKEIEDAVAMANASPYALGASIFGSEATAITIASRIEAGMVCINDMIVPTADPRASFVGRRGSGFGATRGPDGLLEMTRPKVTFLRKGSFRPHFEPQQADEHEFLLQYLVAAHGRNWTARVIASIKALRYMISRGMRRPHS; this comes from the coding sequence ATGTCCAAGTCGTTTTCGGTAGGCGAAAACATTGCGAACCTGCGCTCATCCCAACCGAGTTGGGCGGCAAGCCCCTTGGCACGTCGTATCGGCGTTATCGGGCAGTTGCGCGAACTTATCGCAGCAAAGGCTCCACAGTTCGCTGCAGAGGCCGCGCCCTTGCTCGGAAAGAGCCAGGCTGAATTCGTCGCGTCTGAGATCATCCCCTTAGCCGATGCGTGCCGATTTGTCGAAAAAAAGGCGGAGGAGTTGCTGCGGCCCCGGCCCTTGGGCAGAGAGGGGCGTCCTTTCTGGCTGATGGGGTCATCTGCAACCGTCCACCGAGAACCATTTGGTCTGATCTTGATAATCGGACCTTCGAATTATCCACTTCTGTTGCCTGGCGTACAAGCAATCCAGGCTCTGGCCGCGGGTAACGCCGTGCTTGTCAAACCGGGTCAGGGTGGCACATTGGCAATGCAGTGGCTGGGGGTCCTGCTGGATGAGGCCGGTCTTCCACCGAGTTTGTTCGAGATAACCTCTGAAACGGTGGAGGACGCAAAGGCAGCACTGCGCGACCATGTAGACAAGGTTGTACTGACGGGATCAAATGAGACCGGGCGGTCCATCCTCAGTCGTTTGTCCGAAAGAGTTATTCCCGCTGTCGTTGAGTTGTCCGGAAGTGACCCTGTCATTGTGCTGCAGGATGCAGACATCGAAATGACCGCTAATGCCCTCGCTTATGGGCTGCGGCTCAATGGCAGCGCCACCTGCATAGCTCCGAGGAGGGTCATCGCGGTTGGAGAGACATACGCGGCTTTGCGTGATGTCCTTCTTCTGCGCCGAACGCAGATCACTGGTCGACCGGCATCGACCGCCGCAGTGGTTAAGCTCACCGGGCTTCTAAGGGACGCCCGCTCCGGAGGCGCAGAAATTCACGGCGACTTCCCCGTGATGGGCCAACCGATGATTCCTCTCATAATTGAGAATGTCGACCTAGCCTCACCCTTGGCACGCGCAGATATTTTTGCCCCCGTTCTCATGCTGTTTCAGGCCAAGGAGATTGAAGACGCCGTTGCCATGGCAAATGCGTCACCTTATGCACTTGGCGCATCGATTTTTGGGTCTGAGGCCACCGCAATCACGATTGCGTCTCGAATAGAGGCCGGCATGGTCTGCATTAATGATATGATCGTACCAACCGCCGACCCGAGAGCTTCGTTTGTTGGTCGCCGTGGCTCCGGCTTTGGAGCAACGCGGGGTCCGGATGGCTTGTTGGAGATGACGAGGCCAAAGGTGACGTTTCTACGGAAGGGCAGCTTCCGGCCACACTTTGAGCCGCAACAGGCGGACGAGCACGAATTTCTGTTGCAATATTTGGTTGCTGCTCACGGTCGCAATTGGACAGCAAGAGTTATCGCCAGTATTAAGGCACTTCGCTACATGATCAGCCGCGGTATGCGCCGGCCTCATTCCTAG